From Musa acuminata AAA Group cultivar baxijiao chromosome BXJ3-8, Cavendish_Baxijiao_AAA, whole genome shotgun sequence, one genomic window encodes:
- the LOC135646173 gene encoding serine/threonine-protein kinase D6PK-like yields MGSSGGASEIIESSEESNLASRGSKTLSIKFKPNARDGKSQDVEDDLHELVRAIDLRTSSRVIGPSSQLGVDLLRKNALKKPVKIGASRPSGIGISESVTLKQALRRLCISQASEMAAMKRLSKPVGLSGSSEAGTIKRLCASVVIQSSDSGLPLNGEQRNLVKISIVPEKVAADSSKKATAFGQVRNLESCNSSAVSSPLAAVTPKVTKIRIQDVIKPTLEELCEFQSGAIQKENKGKSVSKAPVSSSQAVVASTKLIMTPYLTKPVHRNNTTKKKRKPEPISVPSGSIKGSEVEKSGVTTSRTKLQFSKEPVVPACVTMPTAGSCCPKKPAAPAYGTMNPSAKISMEDVDSGASKIFSSPNIHGSGRVAGSKASELSSSREKGECSHSSKSSIGDYSSSTSFSEESNQSGFSVKSCRPHMSKDVKWVAIHRNLIQLGSLGLKNFKLLKRLGCGDIGTVYLAELVGSECLFALKVMDIEFLISRKKMLRAQTEREILQMLDHPFLPTLYAHFTTDNLSCLVMEYCPGGDLHVLRQKQPRRSFAETAARFYVAEVLLALEYLHMLGVIYRDLKPENILVREDGHIMLSDFDLSLRCSVSPTLLRSSSLGTQETVRLSGPCAENSCIDPLCIRPSCVQVSCFTPRLESSTVAKTRKLKSDGQGQVRPLPQLVVEPTGARSNSFVGTHEYLAPEIIRGDGHGSAVDWWTFGILLYELLFGITPFRGPGNEETLANVVSQSLKFPDNPSVSSHARDLIRGLLVKEPESRLGSVTGAAEIKQHPFFEGLNWALIRSAAPPEIPRSHDCATPTVFHKKKEGKCLDFRAYGEDVEFELF; encoded by the exons ATGGGCTCGTCTGGTGGAGCTTCTGAGATTATTGAATCAAGTGAAGAATCAAACTTGGCCAGTCGTGGATCTAAGACACTGAGTATTAAGTTTAAACCGAATGCACGAGATGGCAAGTCCCAGGATGTGGAAGATGACCTTCATGAACTTGTGAGGGCAATAGATCTCAGGACATCATCAAGGGTTATCGGTCCTTCTAGTCAGCTAGGGGTTGACTTGTTGAGGAAGAATGCGTTGAAGAAGCCAGTCAAAATTGGAGCTTCTCGGCCATCAGGAATAGGAATATCAGAGTCCGTCACCTTAAAGCAGGCTTTGAGAAGGTTATGCATTTCCCAGGCATCAGAGATGGCTGCTATGAAGAGGTTATCAAAACCTGTTGGGTTATCTGGGAGCTCTGAAGCTGGAACAATTAAGAGGCTTTGTGCATCTGTGGTGATTCAGTCAAGCGACTCTGGCCTTCCTCTAAATGGAGAACAGAGAAATTTGGTCAAAATATCCATTGTGCCTGAAAAGGTTGCAGCAGATTCATCAAAAAAGGCAACTGCATTTGGTCAAGTGCGGAATTTGGAATCATGTAATTCGAGTGCTGTTTCATCTCCTCTAGCTGCAGTTACGCCAAAGGTAACTAAGATCAGAATCCAAGATGTAATTAAACCTACATTAGAAGAGCTCTGTGAATTTCAATCAGGTGcaatacaaaaagaaaacaaggGGAAATCTGTTTCCAAAGCACCTGTTTCTAGTTCACAGGCTGTTGTTGCATCAACCAAACTTATCATGACCCCATATTTAACCAAACCAGTACATAGGAATAATaccaccaaaaagaaaagaaagcctgAGCCAATTTCAGTACCCAGTGGTTCCATCAAAGGCAGTGAAGTTGAAAAAAGTGGTGTTACTACATCCAGAACCAAACTACAGTTTTCTAAGGAACCTGTTGTTCCTGCATGTGTGACAATGCCTACGGCTGGATCATGTTGTCCCAAGAAACCTGCCGCTCCTGCATATGGCACTATGAATCCATCTGCCAAAATTAGTATGGAAGATGTTGATAGTGGTGCAAGCAAAATTTTTTCCAGCCCAAATATCCATGGCAGTGGTAGAGTAGCTGGTTCGAAGGCAAGTGAATTATCTAGCTCAAGAGAAAAAGGGGAGTGCTCCCATAGTTCTAAAAGCAGCATTGGGGACTACAGCAGCAGCACTAGCTTCAGTGAAGAGAGCAATCAGAGTGGTTTTAGTGTTAAAAGCTGTAGGCCTCACATGTCCAAGGATGTGAAATGGGTGGCCATCCATCGCAACCTAATTCAACTAGGAAGCTTAGGCTTAAAGAACTTTAAGCTTCTCAAGCGACTTGGATGTGGAGATATTGGAACTGTTTATCTTGCTGAGCTTGTTGGTTCTGAATGCTTATTTGCATTGAAGGTGATGGATATTGAATTTCTGATCAGCAGGAAAAAGATGCTGAGAGCGCAAACAGAAAGAGAGATATTGCAAATGCTGGATCATCCATTCCTTCCTACCCTCTATGCCCATTTTACAACGGATAACCTCTCATGTTTAGTTATGGAGTATTGTCCAGGTGGTGACCTGCATGTCCTCCGACAAAAGCAACCTAGAAGGAGTTTTGCTGAGACTGCTGCTAG GTTTTATGTTGCAGAAGTCCTCCTTGCTCTGGAATACCTGCACATGCTGGGTGTGATTTACCGTGATCTCAAACCAGAAAACATCCTGGTTCGTGAAGATGGTCACATCATGCTTTCTGATTTTGACTTGTCTCTCAGGTGCTCTGTAAGCCCAACCCTTCTCAGATCATCATCGTTAGGTACACAAGAGACAGTAAGGCTATCAGGACCCTGTGCTGAGAATAGCTGCATTGACCCTCTTTGTATCCGGCCATCTTGTGTTCAAGTTTCTTGCTTCACTCCTCGATTGGAATCTTCCACAGTAGCAAAGACACGGAAGCTAAAATCTGACGGGCAGGGGCAGGTAAGACCGCTTCCGCAACTTGTGGTCGAACCCACTGGTGCACGCTCCAACTCCTTTGTTGGGACCCATGAATACCTTGCTCCTGAGATTATCAGAGGAGATGGACATGGAAGTGCTGTGGATTGGTGGACCTTTGGGATCTTACTATATGAGTTGCTTTTTGGTATAACACCCTTCAGAGGACCTGGAAATGAGGAAACACTGGCTAATGTGGTTTCTCAGAGCTTGAAGTTCCCTGACAACCCATCTGTTAGCTCTCATGCAAGAGATTTAATTAGAGGCCTTCTAGTGAAGGAGCCAGAAAGTAGACTTGGATCAGTCACAGGAGCTGCTGAGATTAAACAGCATCCATTCTTCGAAGGATTGAATTGGGCGCTGATACGTTCTGCTGCACCACCAGAGATACCGAGAAGCCATGATTGTGCGACCCCCACAGTTTTTCATAAGAAAAAAGAAGGCAAGTGTCTTGATTTCAGGGCTTATGGAGAGGATGTGGAGTTCGAGCTCTTTTAG